The Carassius auratus strain Wakin chromosome 27, ASM336829v1, whole genome shotgun sequence genome includes a region encoding these proteins:
- the gata6 gene encoding transcription factor GATA-6: MDLGDNSWSMVKREVSSSSPGSPAEQSYLNTDRRDRLRSPAPTHLDAVGARRSEGRPLHSYVHFGHPNNALPNSDDVTLFTDLDQGNKLIIPGGHTRETHKGGLIVDPADMYQTLAIAAAQSQAGYNDTPSAGYMHSNPNSPVYVPTSRVGTMIPSLSYLQPSVSSQPSHAVSSHSVWSQSAPESPSYSTGSPHTSNRFHYSPSPPMNNGTSRDTSYTNPLNVNSRDQYLSRPISGSYTSPYPQYVGPQLSQLPAAWPAGPFENSMLHSLQSRSAPLSIRGPNGDLLEDMMESRECVNCGSISTPLWRRDGTGHFLCNACGLYSKMNGLSRPLIKPQKRMSSSRRIGLSCANCQTSTTTLWRRNADGEPVCNACGLYTKLHGVPRPLAMKKEGIQTRKRKPKTLNKTKGSSGSSSVPMTPTSSSSSNSEECTKNSPSSTQVPVTSVNSSTLVGQVDVPGTTGSMVKYPGQESLYTNVGLTSTADVATSVRGDTWCPMALA; encoded by the exons ATGGACCTGGGGGATAACAGCTGGTCCATGGTCAAGCGCGAAGTGTCCAGCAGCAGCCCAGGGTCTCCGGCTGAGCAGAGCTACCTGAACACTGACCGCAGGGACCGGCTGAGATCACCGGCGCCGACGCACCTGGACGCGGTGGGAGCGCGTCGCTCCGAGGGCAGGCCCCTACACTCCTACGTTCACTTTGGCCATCCCAACAACGCCCTGCCCAATTCTGACGACGTTACACTCTTCACGGATTTAGACCAGGGCAACAAACTAATCATCCCAGGTGGGCACACCAGGGAGACGCATAAGGGAGGCTTAATTGTGGACCCTGCCGACATGTATCAGACCCTGGCCATCGCTGCGGCCCAGAGTCAGGCCGGTTATAACGACACGCCATCGGCCGGTTACATGCACTCCAACCCGAATTCTCCCGTTTATGTGCCGACGTCTCGCGTTGGAACGATGATACCGAGTTTATCGTACCTACAACCCAGCGTGTCATCGCAGCCGAGCCATGCGGTCAGCAGTCACTCGGTCTGGTCACAGTCCGCCCCAGAGAGCCCGTCCTACAGCACTGGAAGCCCACATACCTCCAACCGTTTCCACTACTCCCCCAGTCCGCCCATGAATAACGGCACATCGAGGGACACCAGCTACACCAATCCTCTGAATGTAAACAGTCGAGACCAGTACCTTTCACGGCCAATTAGTGGATCTTACACAAGCCCTTATCCTCAGTATGTTGGACCGCAGCTCTCCCAGTTACCGGCGGCGTGGCCCGCGGGGCCCTTCGAGAACTCCATGCTGCATTCCCTGCAGTCCAGGAGCGCACCGCTGTCTATCAGGGGGCCAAACGGAG ATCTGCTCGAGGACATGATGGAGAGCCGCGAGTGCGTCAACTGCGGCTCCATTTCCACCCCGCTGTGGAGACGCGACGGCACGGGTCACTTTCTCTGTAACGCCTGCGGTCTGTACAGCAAAATGAATGGACTCAGCCGACCATTAATTAAACCTCAGAAGCGTATG TCGTCTTCAAGGCGGATTGGCCTGTCCTGCGCGAACTGCCAGACCAGCACTACAACACTGTGGCGCAGAAACGCAGACGGAGAACCCGTGTGCAACGCATGTGGACTTTACACCAAGTTACACGGG GTGCCCAGACCCCTTGCCATGAAGAAAGAAGGTATTCAGACAAGGAAAAGAAAACCTAAAACCTTGAACAAAACAAAGGGATCATCTG GAAGTAGTTCTGTCCCCATGACTCCAACTTCTTCATCGTCTTCTAATTCAGAAGAGTGCACAAAGAACAGTCCTTCATCAACGCAGGTGCCTGTAACATCA gtcaaCTCTTCAACGCTGGTGGGCCAAGTCGATGTTCCAGGCACGACGGGATCCATGGTGAAATACCCCGGCCAGGAGAGTCTGTACACTAATGTAGGCCTGACGTCCACAGCTGACGTGGCAACCTCCGTGAGAGGGGACACTTGGTGCCCCATGGCCTTGGCCTAA